The genomic region GCATTTTCAAATCCCTTACCTCCTGAGTGATCTCCAtccatccctgctgccctgctACACTCATGATTCAAGTCTGGACCATCCTTTTTCAGTATCCCATTACTGTATGGCACTTCGCCGCCCTCAGGTAGCTTCAGAGTAGGAGGTTTTTCACTTGGTACTGAGCTCTGCTCAGCAGACGTGTCTTGCGTTGCAGATATGCTCAGTGAGTCCGAAAGCTGGCCTGACGCGCCAGACAGCGTTGTGTTCTGCAGTGGGTCCTCCACACTTGTCCCACCTTCAGATGTGTACGTGCTGTACCCAGAGTCCTCCATAACCAAAGATGACTTTTCCAGTGACCCTCTGCGGTTTTCCACAGGAGTCCAATCAAGCCCGTGGGAGTCGCCGCACACACAGTTCTTCATCCGACAGTCTTTTGTGTCTCCCCGAACAGGGCCCAATAAACAGCCATGTGTTAAACAGCTGGGATCTGCCACACTCCGATCCCGTTCCTCCGTCTGCGGGGATGTCGGTACCCCAGCATCACTCGTCGCAGCGATGCTCTCATCGGCTACTGTAGCTTCCTCCGCAAGCGTCTGATCGGAGGAAACAACGCTTGCCGTCTCCAGAGGTGTCTCAGCTcggctggcagcagcctggcagatCCGAGCGGACGCATCACTTGCGGCACCAGACGGCACTTCCTCACTGCACACACGGTTCTCCGTCCGACAGTCTTTTGTGTCTCCCCGAACAGGGCCGGATAAACGGCCGTGTGTTAAACAGCTGGAATCTGTCACACTCCGATCCCGTTCCTCCGTCTGCGGGGATGTCGGTACCCCAGCATCACTCGTCGCAGCGATGCTCTCATCGGCTACTGTAGCTTCCTCCGCAAGCGTCTGATCGCAGGAAACAACGCTTGCCATCTCCAGAGGTGTCTCAGCTcggctggcagcagcctggcagatCCAAGCGGACACATCACTTGCAGAACCAGACAGCACTTCCTCAGTTGCTGCCAAAATGACCTTGGAAATGATCTGTATTGCTACTTGCTCAATTTTCTCAACATCTTCCTTGTCCAAACTCACTCCACCaatcttctctctttccaatTCATCTCCATTTGGCTCTGCGTCCTCCTCCTGACACACAGGTACAGTACTGGCAATTGACTCGAACATCTCTTCTTCCATGGACGGCTCCAAACGGGCAGACTCCAAACTATCTGGTAACATGCTTACTGCAGAATCCTTGTGACCCGATACAACTTCAGCTTCGTTATTGAGAAACGCTTGCGGGGTATCGGCTTCCATCTCCAACCCCAAGCAAAGGGCTGTCACAGAGCCAGCATCCGATAGCACAATTTCTGACATCTGGCTTTCCTTAGGGGGCTTAAATGAAGAATCATCCGACTGCTCTGCATTGCTGATCTCCTCCACGATTCCCAAAGACTCTCGTGTCAGTGTCATTGATGCTGATGGCCACTGATCTTGGTTTGCACTAGAGCTTGAATCCTGTATAAGGCTCACTGCAGCACCGCCGTGACACTCTGTGCTC from Aquila chrysaetos chrysaetos chromosome 10, bAquChr1.4, whole genome shotgun sequence harbors:
- the AKAP1 gene encoding A-kinase anchor protein 1, mitochondrial; protein product: MALRFHNVIPYAIPGVLALLGCWWIYSHRKKHASYHDKQAIAIEEEQQEEGPENDSSPKTEACVPRRLPLSSKEECRENETSTSLLSAGSTTPSLPCQTHERLDRSQDLPDLSVMTTQPSTLEDDSEKLETIGSQDESSVPACVSLPLISKSTECHGGAAVSLIQDSSSSANQDQWPSASMTLTRESLGIVEEISNAEQSDDSSFKPPKESQMSEIVLSDAGSVTALCLGLEMEADTPQAFLNNEAEVVSGHKDSAVSMLPDSLESARLEPSMEEEMFESIASTVPVCQEEDAEPNGDELEREKIGGVSLDKEDVEKIEQVAIQIISKVILAATEEVLSGSASDVSAWICQAAASRAETPLEMASVVSCDQTLAEEATVADESIAATSDAGVPTSPQTEERDRSVTDSSCLTHGRLSGPVRGDTKDCRTENRVCSEEVPSGAASDASARICQAAASRAETPLETASVVSSDQTLAEEATVADESIAATSDAGVPTSPQTEERDRSVADPSCLTHGCLLGPVRGDTKDCRMKNCVCGDSHGLDWTPVENRRGSLEKSSLVMEDSGYSTYTSEGGTSVEDPLQNTTLSGASGQLSDSLSISATQDTSAEQSSVPSEKPPTLKLPEGGEVPYSNGILKKDGPDLNHECSRAAGMDGDHSGGSDVNSVNFVDSGCAMRKTVSRQNSKLRGESSKSDFVIWEIEVPKELVGRLIGKQGRFMSFLRQSSGAKIYVSTLPYFRDSQVCHIEGSSHQVEKVLSLIGKKFKELCLTNIYALPPPTPLTLHSLLMTAWLFLPDGVTVEVVVANQVDAGHMFLQQHTHPTFHVLRSLDQQMYACYSQPEIPTLPTPVEVGIICAAPGLDGAWLRAQVISYFEETSEVELRYVDYGGYDKVKIDTLRQIRSDFLSLPFQGAEVLLDNVVPLPDEDHFSSEADAAVSEMTRGAVLVAQVTNYDSATGLPLIQLWNLMGDEVVSVNRSLVERGFAQWLDY